The nucleotide window TCATTGTGGTGTTCATGACCTCATGATCGTGCGGTGGGCGGGGCTGCGGACAGGTGGTCATGCCCGGACATGTTCGAGTCAGTACTCAGTCACGATCGAGGCAGCACTGGCGCAGGTACTCAGTCACGCTCGGCTGCCGGCATGAACTGCGGTGCGGCTGCTCCGGAAGGCCTCTGAACGAGCGTCTTCAGCTCGCAGCAGTTGTCGCTGAACCGGCCGAGAACGTCGACGGGCCATGCGACCAGCCATTGCACTGCAGGTAGTCCTCGACGTCGCAGCGACGCCGGATGAGTGTGAGCAGTCCGTCTTCGTGACGGAGGTAGACGGCAGGAGGGTATTCGATGAACGCGGACCCGTAGGACATGGTGTATGCCCCGACCTTTCGGAACACGATGCGATCACCTTCACTCAGGGTCGGGTAGTCAGTGAGCACCATCAGCCGATCATCCTCCATGCATGTGAATCCTGCCAGCACCTGCTCCGGATGAGTCTGGTCCGCCGACTCGGCGCTGATGTCGAACGGAGTGGTCTTGCGGAAGAGCGGATCGAGATCGACTCTGCTCGTATCGGTGATGACGAAGCGCTGCCGACCGATGTCCTTGACGTCGAGCACCTGTGCGTGGAGTTCCACCGGAGCGGCGATCACCGACCCTCCCGGCTCGATGACCAGCCGAGTCCGCTGTGGGTCGACGACATCGCTGAGAGTCGAACGGATGCCGGATATGTACTGGTCGAACAGTTCGGTGTCTTTCAGACTGCCGAAGAACCCTCCGCCGATGTCGAGCCAGTCCAGCTCGAGTCCGAGAGTCGAGATGATCTCAGAAGCCACTCCGGCGGATGCCTGAAATACCTGTGGGCTGCTCGTCCGGGAATTGCGGTGCATATGCAGACCGACGACTTTCACCCCCGCCGCGGTCAGCTCGGCGATGTTCGCACTGAGATCGCCGTTGTCGAAATCGAAGCCGAAACGACTCGCCGCATCGCCCACGGTGCTCTCTCCAGGGCACAGCCCTTCGAGATCCCAATTGACACGCAGCCCCACCCGCACGTTCAGGTCAGGCCTCTCCCGGGCCAGTTCCGCCGCCCACCTGACCTCTCTGCTGGAATCCAGGTTCGTCAGTGAGCCCTCTCGCAGCGCGCTCCGCAAGAGCGCACGGCTCTTGACCGGGCCGTTGTACACGATCCGTTCCGGTGGAAACCCGAGGACACGCGCCAATCCGTATTCGGAATCGGAGACGACTTCCGCCCAGATTCCTCTCTGCTTCATGTAGCTCAGCAGCCACGGGAGCGAATTGGTCTTCACGGAGTAGGACATGACGGAGTTCGGCCAATTCCGGTCCAACGCCTTCTGGAATCGGGTCACCAGAATTTCGAGAGCCTCCTCGTCGATGACGAATGCCGGGGTCGGTGGGCCTTCTGTGATGGGTTGTGGTTCTGACGAACTCATGTCTGCCTTTCTTCACTGCACGCACGAAGTCCACCGTCTCCTGGCTCTCCCTGGAGCCTGTCGCCTATGCGACTTCGACAGCGTCCCTCGTCATATCTGAACTCTGCTGACCATGGGCGGTCACACGAGTCTCCTGGTATTTGGCGGCGACGACCCCGTACTCGTAGTGTCGCCAACTTGCATCGATTGCGATTCCGAAGATCTGGCTCAGGTAGTAGAGCGGAACATCGGCCCCGGCAAGATGAACGAATGGATAGCCGCCTCCGAAGCGGGGGTTGATGTCGATCACCGAAGCCGCGCCCGCATCGTCCAAGAAGATGTCGAGGTCGATGAGCCCAGACAGTTCCGCAGCGTGAGCGATCTTCGCCGCAGCGTCTGCGAAGGGCGCGGGATCGACAGTCACGGCTTTGTCAGTCTCCCCGGCGCGCATCCGAAGCTTGCGTCGTGCGAAGACCCCCGACAGGGATCCTTCGTCCACGAGGCTCGAGACGATGTCCACCCCGTACTCACTTCCCGGTGCGCATGGCTGAACGATGACCTCATCGAGGGTGTCAGTGCTGCCTTCCCGGCGCCTGACGCTCTTCGCGGAACTGATGATGGCGTCCTGCAGCCGATTCGCTGTGACCACGGCCAGTCCGGAGGAACGAGAGCCGAATCGATGTTTGACCACGAACTCGCCGGATGAGCCGACCGTGTCCAGAAGCCGGTCCTGTTCGCTTCCCGTGACTGTCATCGGGGTCCTTACGCCGATGTCTTCGAGCATGCGCGACATGTGGAGCTTGTCTGCGCAGCCCTTCTGCCATGCGGGTGAGACTCCGGGGACGAAGATTCCCCTCTCACGCAGACCCGCTGCGATATTCGTGTCGACGTGAAGCTGCATCAGTTCATAGTCGTTCGCGGACAGGAAGAGCTTCGGCTCGAAGTCATCGACGAGCCGCAGCAGCTCCTCGGTGTAGGTCGGATCCGTATAGGGCGGCAGCAACCGCATCTCATCTCCATAGGATGCGGCCGCGCTGGTGGGATCGTTCTCTGCAATGATGATGCGACTGTTGAGGCCGACCTTCTCCAGCGCAGTGCGGAACCAGTCGATGAGATAGAGCCTCCGCCCCGCGGAACCGATGACGATCGGCGCACTTTCAGCTCTCAATGATCTCTCCCGACGCTCGCAATTCCGGCTCGATGACTCATCGGGGACTCGTCCGCAGATCGAATTCGCTGTGCATGCCAGGGGGTTCTCTGCCGAAGCGATCAGACCGTTGCGTCTGGATTCGGAATTCGAAGTGGGAGTTCCCGATGTCTTTTCACAATAGCTTTGCAGTCACCGTCGACCGGCCGGTTACCGGGATCTTTGCGGTTTACCGAAAGCAATGTGCGAAGGCATCTCTGCCTTCTTCGGCCGCTGTTCTCCAGTGGCCGCTGGTCGAAATGCAGGGTGCCCAGCTCGCGCTCTGACAGTGAGTCGGGCCGCGGCTCACGGGCTCTCGGTCTTCTGCTTTGCTCTACCGGTGATGTCGATATTCAACCGCGCGAATGCCTCGGCGACTTGGTGCCGGCGAGTGATCCCCAATTTTCGGTAGAGGCGATAGGCGTGCCCTTCTACCGTGCGAACGGCGGCTCCGAGCTGCTCGGCGATCTCGGCGTTCGACCGCCCCTTGACCAGGAGCCCGCAGATCTCCCGTTCCCGTTCCGTCAGTTCGATCGGCAGCTCGGAGGAGACAACCGTCGCCGGCACGCTGCCGCGATGTTTGAGACGTTCCTTCGCCAACTGCACGCATCGTGCGGAAACGTCAGGTGCCGACGCGCGTTTCTCCTCGGCGATCTTCAGCAGACTCGTTGCGTCCCTCTCCCGCAGCGCAGTACCCACAGCCCCGAGGAATCGGAAATCCTGTCCCTCGCCCAACACTGCAAGTCGACACATCGCTTCGGCATCGGCCTCCCCGAAGTGACGGAAGAGCAGGTAGCGAATATGAGCCGCTAGGCCGAATACCTCTTGCCTCTCAGCGTCCTCGAGCATCTGGTTGAGCTCTTTTTCGGCTTCCGAATCGGAATTGCGCAGACGACGGGAAATGAGCGCATACACGGATGCTCGTCTGAATTCCATCTGGAAACTCGAACGGACGAGGCGCAGAAAGCGGACATCGAACTCTTCTGCCATCTGCGATTCCCCGTTGAGCGTGGCCACGTACTGGGCAAGTCCCAGCGCAGTCGCGAGGGCAGTCGACTGATTCCAGTAGTCCAGTGCTTCGACACCTGCACGGGCGAACCGCAGCGACGCTTCGATCTCCCCCTCACGCAACAGGATCTCTGCTTCCATGATGTCACCGGCTCCACTCCGCGCCGCAAGCTGGGCGATGTCGTTCGTTCGCGGCACCTGCAGTGACCGCCGAGCCGCAGCGAGATCTCCGTGCTCAAGCTGGGTGCGGGCGTCGAGCATTCTCAGGATCATGTCGCCCATTCCCAATGAACGGAGTTCGCGCTTCACGAGCGTGATCATCTCAGCGGCTTTTCCGGGCCGACCTCTCTCCAGTTCGAATGAGCTGGAGACCAATCCTGCTGCCATTCGGTACATATCGGGAAGAGAGCTGTCGAGAGCATGGCTGCGCAGCAGATCTCCGTCGGGACGCACATCGAATGATCCCATGTCACGGAGACTGCCGGAGCCGACGACGGATCGAATCGTGTGGAACATGCCCTTTGCCGCTTCGGCGCTGAGGCCGTCGGCTGAGAACCATCTCGCCGCCTGGCTGTGCTCCGCGGAGTGCGCGGAGCATGTGCCCTCGGCGCAGCACTTCTCTTCGAGGGCGGCGATTCTGTCGAAGGCGGCGATGAAGTCCGTTGCCTCGAGAGCCACTGAACGATGCGTGGTCTGCCGGTTGCCCCAGACCACGGCGGCTGTGAGCACCAATCCGGGACAGCACGCCTTGTGCAGGCAGTGTGCGAGCAGGTCGAGCCCGAGTTCGACCTGCCCGACGTTGCAGTAGAGGTAGGCAAGTTCGAAGAGCTCCGCCGCGCTCAGGTCGTCGGTGGGAATATCGCCCAAGATCCGCAGGGCACGATGCCATTCAGCTGCTTCGATGGCAGTCATGGCCGCATCGATGATCTGTCGTTCCTCGAGATCGATCCCGGAGCCCAAAGCCCATTCGGTCCTGAGCATCTGCGATCGTGCGTTCGGACTGTCCGGATAGTCGGCGACGATGCCGTACCACTTCCGACTGCGACCGATGGGGATGCTCGCACGAACCGTCTCGGATGCGTGGTGCTCACGCGCGACGTAGACACGACCGGTGTCGCTGATGATTCGCAGGTCGCCGAGATCGACGAGCCTGTCTGCTGCCGCGCCGAGCCCGAGCGAGAGCATAAGTTCGATTTCGATCTCGCCGGCCATGACCACGAGTTCGAGTGCGGTCCGCTCGTCCTCCGAATGTTCCTCCAGATCGATCCGGGCGAAGTCGCGCGCCCGAGCATCGAAGTCGGTGTCGAGGCCGTCGAGTATGACGACACCGTTGCGGAGCAGCAGTCGATTCTTCCGCTTGCAGTATCCGATGAGCTCGAACAGTTTTCCGGGATTGCGCCCGGAGTGGAAATCGATGATGTCCAGAACGGCTTGGGAAGCTATCCCGCCGAAGCTGTATTCGATCGCGTTGCGCAGATCTTTCGCGGCCAATGGGCCGAGAGTGATCTGGGCCATGGCCTGTTCGTCGACGAGTTCGGCGAACGGCCACGAGGTCCTGATTGCAGAGTGGCGCGTCATCGCCACGATGCGAATCGTGCCGTCGGAGGCGAGCTGTGTGAGAAGACGCAGGCTCCGAGCATCGAGATAGTGGGCGTTGTCGACGTACACCGTCGGAGTCTGCACGCCTTCGGTCAGCGCTTCGATCACTCGCCTGGGCACACCGACAGGGTCGTCGAGGTCGACGATCATCGCGAAGACGCCGAACGGTGTCGCGCTCAGCACTCGATCGGCACGCAGCCACGTCTCCTGCCCGCCTCGCCGCCGATGGATCTCCCTGGCCAAACGGGATTTGCCCATTCCGGCATCGCCGTTGATGAGAATGCCGACCACAGCCGCGTCGGTCAACGACTGCTCGATGGCTCGCAGCTCTCCTTCCCGGCCCAGAAGCGGCGGGCGGTGCAGCTTCACTCGTGCGGTCATGCCAGCCTCCATGCGATCTGCTTGAGTTCCTGGCGATCGCTGACGTGCAGCCGTCGATAGATCCGACCGAGGTGCCATTCCACGGTTCGGACCGACAGATGGAGCTGAGCACCGAGTTCTGCATTGCTGGAGCCTCCGGCTACGCCGAGCACCAGTTTCTTCTCAATATCCGTGAGCATCGCAGAGAGATCGGCGCCGCCGGCATCAAAGGTGATCGTGCGCAGACTGGAGTCCAAGAGTGCGCGGGCACGTTTGACGCCGGCCGCATCCCCTTTCTGGACTGCTCTGTCGCGTGCGGTGCGCGCGAGATCGGCGGAGATCACTACCGCGCCGAAGCTCAGTGCCGCTTCTGCAGCGTCGGTCAGTGCTGTGTCCTCCGCGTCGCCATAGGCTCGTGCGACGACTGCCGCCAAGCGACCCAGATCTCCGTCGACGCTGCCGGCGGCTCGGGTGAGATCCACCTGTGCCGACTGGCTGCCGTGCCGACTCGCCTCCAGCCAGGCATAGACGGTGAGTGTGTGCGCACCGAGCTCATCGGCTTCTGCGCCGAGCGCGTAGAGCTCCTCGGCCGTCTTCTGCGGATTCGTCAGAGCAGACGACTGGAGTTCGAGAAGGTCCGTTGTGAAATCCTGCAGCCAGTTGAATTCGGAATTCGGCACACCGTGCATCGGTCCGGGGACTCTGCCGGCCGATCGGGGGCCTAGCCTCCGACTTTCGCCTCGACTCGAGGTTCGTCTTCCCGGCATTGTCTTCGGTGCACGCGAAGTCGACGCCTCACGCATCTGCAGGTATCCCTCGGCCAGATGCAGCGCGGCGAGCCTGAGTGACTGATCCTGACCTGCCTCGGCCCGCCCCTGCGGTGTTCTGTCCAGGCTCTGGTGAGCGCGCGTGATGTGCCCGGTCCAGAGATCGACGAGAGCCGCAGCTGTGGAGAGGTCCATCCGCGGTGACGCGTACTTCAAGGCCGCTCTGGCTCTGTCCCAGGAGCCGGCGAGGTAGTGCCCGGCGAAGATCTGAGGAGTCGAATCCTCGACTTCGAAGCTTGTCGTGTCAGGAAGATTGAGCATTGCTTCGGCTTGGATCAGATAGGTGAGCCCACGCTCTATCTGCCCTCGTATGACCGACACACTCCCGAGAATCGCGCAGGCACGCTGCCGGTGGCGAGGCAGGCAGCTGAAATCGCGGAAGACGCGCTCAGAGATGATCCGTGCCGCGTCGAACCGACCTCCCCGCATTTCGAACTGAGCTCTGGTGACGTCCAGCCGCCCGATGTGCACGGCGTCGACAAGGCGATCTCGGACCCACTCGGTCCGCAGACTCTGGGGTTCGCGGGGATCGGTGACTCGCAGCTCGAGGCAAGCGAGGCGTGAGAGATACTCGTCAGAGCTGTCTCCGTCATTCGAGGAGGAGATGAGTCGGTCGAGGATGACCTCGGCTTCGACGTTGTCGCCTCGCCCGTACTCCGCGCGCGCCAGTTCGAGCTGGAGCTCCGGAATATCCGAATGCGATCCTCTCAGCAATCCCACTGCGCCGGAGAAGTCCCCTCGCCCGTTGGCCCATGATGCAGCACGGAAGGTCGTCTGCGGATCGACGTGGATTCCCCATTCCAGCATCCAGCTGACTTTCCCGAACAGGGCTGCGCCCTGGAGCGTCAGAGTGTCCAACACCGGGAGGACCTCCCGGAGCAGCTCCAGTGAACGTGAAGAGGGGACGCTGTCTTGCACGACCAGGGCCAAGGCAGGTTCGACCAGCGACACTTCGGAGCACCTGTCTCTGCCGATGGCCACAATTCCTCTCTCGACGAGGTTGTCAAGCAGATCGACCTCGCACATAGCGTGCAGAGCATCGTACGGAAGCGCCCCGATCATGGCGATGAGTTCGAGGATTCGGCGCTGAGCCGGAAGGATGTTCCACAGGACTCGGTCTTCAGCACTTCGGCGTGCCAGCGGAGTCGACTCACGGTCGGCGAAGAGCCTGCTGAGCAGGCGAGGGTTGCCTCGCGATCTCATGCTGAGGTCGGCGATTGCGTGTTCGTCGACCTCATGGCCGGCTTCCCGGGCAAAGGCTGCGACAGCTGAGTCGTCGAGACTCTCCAGATCGACGCGAACGACCTTGCCGGAACCCCACAGGTCTGCCAGGAGGTCTACCGGTCGGCGGACTGTTTCGGCGGCCGCCAGGACCCTGATGCGTCCTTCCGCCGCCAGCTGCGAAATGATCGACAGGGACTGTTCATCCACCCGATCAGCGTTGTCGACGACGATGACCGGTGTGTGCGCGCCTGCGGAACGCGCGAAGACCCGCGTCACGATGGAGAATGCGGCTCCCAGTGAAATCTCGTCGGCCGCCTCACCTTCGGTGGTGAGGAGGATTTCGAAGATTCCGAGGCTCCTATTGGCGATCAGATTCGAGCCGCGGAATCGGAATACGGGGACTTCGGGCTCGAAGTTCGTCGCTACCGCGTTGAGGACGGTGGTCTTTCCCATTCCCGTCGCTCCGATGATCAGCACTCCATCGGTGCTCGGATCAGCGAGGATGGCGACGATATCAGCAATCTCGGCCTGCCGCGCGACAGCCGAACCGACAACTGAAGAATGCGATGCCACAGACGAGGTCATGCCGTCTCACCTGAGCGCACGATTTCATTCGCCGCGGACGAGGTGCCCGAGGCATCACTGCTACACGATCCGTCTTTCGCAGTAAAGCACCGTCTGATCACGAAACGATCGAGCGCTGAGGTCTCCACCACAGCCTCGCTGCGGACGCCGATTCTGGAAAAACGCGAAATGCCTCGCGCCGGGGCAGCGATCGTGCAGATGCTTCGCCGGGACGCGTCATCATGTGCAGGGGTCGCCTGCTCCTGGGGAGTCATTCCGACATCGGATTCGAGGGGATCCGTGCAGGTCATCTCACCAGCAGCACGGTTGATTGGGGATAGGGCAATCATCCCGTCCACTTCTCTCTAAGACTGCATTTCGAGCGACCTAGGGGGAATTCGCTTTTCCATGCTTCACCTGTAGTTGCGAAAATTGACCACGAGCCGACTCGAGAGCCGCCGTGTTTCTCTGATACTAAATCCGCAGCAGGAGTTTGCACCCTCCCAAGTACGCAATGTTAAGACTCTGTAACATAATAAATGACCTGGTATAACAAAACTGCAATACTTCACGTGTATTACCGATTCGGCGAACAAACACTGCCATTGCTCAGCCGCAGCGGCCATAGATTGCCACTCACATCCGCGCGCAGCGGTCCGCCCGCCGTGGACGCCAAACACAGGGCCGTTCCTATTCACCGGGAGTACAGCGGCCTGACGCACCTTCCGCAGTCGACACCCACTTGTGGCGCCGCAGACCGGACCGTACCATTGGAAATAAGTTACTGAACGATCTATAAGGAGCTCGTATGGACACCCTGCTGAGTGCAGAAGAGCGCGATTTCGCGCAGCAGATGCGTCAGTTCTACCGCACGGAGATCCCCGAGGAGCTCCGTTTCAAGGTCGCCACCGGCCAGGAGCTGAGCAAGGACGACATGGTCACCTCGCAGCAGATCCTCAACAAACACGGTTACGCAGTGCCGAACTGGCCCGTCGAATGGGGCGGTCAGGACTGGACCCCGGTGCAGCGGCACATCTGGCTCGAGGAGATGCAGCTGGCATGCGTGCCACAGCCGCTTCCGTTCAACGTCTCCATGGTCGGCCCGGTCATCGCCACCTTCGGATCGCAGGAGCTCAAGGAGCGGTTCCTTCCTGCCACCGCGAACATCGACATCTGGTGGTCACAGGGCTTCTCCGAACCCGATGCCGGTTCCGACCTCGCCTCACTGAAGACCTCTGCCGTGCGCGACGGTGACAAGTACATCGTCAACGGCCAGAAGACCTGGACCACACTCGGACAGTACGGCGACTGGATGTTCAACCTCGTTCGCACCGACCCGAACGTGAAGAAGCAGGCCGGCATCTCCTTCCTGCTCATCGACATGAAGACCCCCGGCGTGACGGTGCGTCCGATTCAGCTCATCGACGGCGGCCACGAGGTCAACGAAGTCTTCTTCGACAATGTCGAGGTCCCCGTCGAGAACCTCGTCGGTGAAGAGAACAAGGGCTGGACCTACGCGAAGTTCCTGCTCGGCAACGAGCGCACCGGAATCGCCCGCATCGGCGGCTCGAAGGTCAACCTCGCCCGCGCCAAGGCCTACGCCGCGGTGACGAAGACGGCTCGTGGAACCCTCCTCGACGATCCGCTGTTCTCCGCGAAGCTCACACGCATCGAAGCCGAACTCACAGCACTCGAGATGACCCAGCTGCGGATCCTCTCGACCCAGGCGGCCGGTTCGGATAAGCCGGACCCGCGTTCCTCGGTGCTCAAGCTCAAGGGCTCCCAGCTGCAGGAGGACATCTCCGAGCTCCTCGTCGATGTGCTCGGTCCGCAGGGGCTCGACTTCGTCTCCGACCGTGTCCAGGGCCAGGGCCTGTCCGATCTGCCGGCGGCGGCAGTCGACGCTCTGCCCTCCTACTTCAACACCCGCAAGGTCACCATCTACGGCGGTTCGTCCGAGGTGCAGCGCGGAATCATCTCGAAGGCACTGCTCGGTCTCTGAGGCACCGACGCTCACACGATCTCTCAAAGAGGACAACAATGGATCTTGAACTCAACGACATTCAGCAAGAACTCGCCAGCACTCTCAACAAGTACCTGCGCAGCGAGTACGACACCGCCAAGCGCGAAGAGATCCTTCGCAGCGACGAGGGCATCTCCCGTGAGAAGTGGCAGGACTTCGCCGAAATGGGACTGCTCGGGCTTGCCATTCCCGAGTCCTACGGCGGCGCCGGCATGACCTTCAGCGAGGTGGCCGTGGTCGCCGAGGCGTTCGGTCGATCCCTCGTGCTCGAACCTTTCCTCGCCACTGCGGTTCTCGGTGCGAACTCAGTGCTGCTCGCCGGCAGCGAGGAGCAGAAGCAGGCCATCCTGCCCGGTGCGGCCGAAGGCCAGATCTTCCTCGCTCTTGCCTCTCTCGAGCCGGGACTGCGCTACGCCGTCGATGCCCCGCAGACCCAGGCCTCCGAATCCGATGGCAGCTTCACCCTCACCGGTGAGAAGACCAGTGTCCTCGGCGGAGACGTCGCCGATCACTTCATCGTCACCGCCACGCAGAGCGGAGAGCTCGGTCTCTACCTCGTCGCCGCCGACGCCGAAGGCCTGTCCCGGGTCGCTCAGCGTCAGGCCGATGGCCTCGGCAGCGCGAACCTCAAGCTCGACAACGTCGCTGCACAGCGTCTTGACGCGGCCGATGCCAACGCCGTCCTGTCCGAAGTCATCGACCTCGGCAATGCCGCGATCATGGCTGAGGCCGTCGGTGCGCTCGAGGCCTCCATGACGATGACCGCCGAATACCTGAAGACGCGTGAGCAGTTCGGCGCGCCCATCGGTGCCAACCAGGCGCTCCAGCATCGCGCAGCGGACCTCTATGCGGAGCTCGAATACGCACGCAGCATGGCTCTGTACTCGCGTCTGGCCGTGACCTCCGAGGTCCCCGGCGCGGAGAAGGATCGCCACCGCGATGTCATCGCCGCGAAGATCATCGTCGACCAGGCTGCCCGCAACATCAGCCAGGAGTCGATCCAGATGCACGGCGGCATCGGCATGACCATGGAATACCCCATCGGTCACTACGCCAAGCGCCTGACGGTCATGACCCGCACCTTCGACGATGCCGACTCCCTCACCGCGGAACTCGCCGAACTGGGCGGGCTCATCGAACCCCACGCCGCCGACCTCGCCTGAGGCCACGTCCGCCGCTCGGGTTCCACTGCGAACCTGAGCGATGTGGGCCGGCAGCACAGAAGCGCCGCGGCGGCACGATTCCGATCGTGCCGCCTCGGCGCTTTCGCATCCGCTCCGCGTTGTCGGAAGTGTTCAACGGCTCGACGGTCGGCAGCATTCAACGGTTGGCGTTGATTCTCCGGTCGATCCGAGTCGTTCTGAGCACCCAGAACGCTGTGGATCGACCGGACAATCGCCACAGTCGTGCGAAACCGCGTGCCGCGTCACGCGGCGTGCCACCGGTTTCCCGACGAGGCAAGGT belongs to Brevibacterium spongiae and includes:
- a CDS encoding AAA family ATPase, which produces MTSSVASHSSVVGSAVARQAEIADIVAILADPSTDGVLIIGATGMGKTTVLNAVATNFEPEVPVFRFRGSNLIANRSLGIFEILLTTEGEAADEISLGAAFSIVTRVFARSAGAHTPVIVVDNADRVDEQSLSIISQLAAEGRIRVLAAAETVRRPVDLLADLWGSGKVVRVDLESLDDSAVAAFAREAGHEVDEHAIADLSMRSRGNPRLLSRLFADRESTPLARRSAEDRVLWNILPAQRRILELIAMIGALPYDALHAMCEVDLLDNLVERGIVAIGRDRCSEVSLVEPALALVVQDSVPSSRSLELLREVLPVLDTLTLQGAALFGKVSWMLEWGIHVDPQTTFRAASWANGRGDFSGAVGLLRGSHSDIPELQLELARAEYGRGDNVEAEVILDRLISSSNDGDSSDEYLSRLACLELRVTDPREPQSLRTEWVRDRLVDAVHIGRLDVTRAQFEMRGGRFDAARIISERVFRDFSCLPRHRQRACAILGSVSVIRGQIERGLTYLIQAEAMLNLPDTTSFEVEDSTPQIFAGHYLAGSWDRARAALKYASPRMDLSTAAALVDLWTGHITRAHQSLDRTPQGRAEAGQDQSLRLAALHLAEGYLQMREASTSRAPKTMPGRRTSSRGESRRLGPRSAGRVPGPMHGVPNSEFNWLQDFTTDLLELQSSALTNPQKTAEELYALGAEADELGAHTLTVYAWLEASRHGSQSAQVDLTRAAGSVDGDLGRLAAVVARAYGDAEDTALTDAAEAALSFGAVVISADLARTARDRAVQKGDAAGVKRARALLDSSLRTITFDAGGADLSAMLTDIEKKLVLGVAGGSSNAELGAQLHLSVRTVEWHLGRIYRRLHVSDRQELKQIAWRLA
- a CDS encoding ATP-grasp domain-containing protein; the protein is MRAESAPIVIGSAGRRLYLIDWFRTALEKVGLNSRIIIAENDPTSAAASYGDEMRLLPPYTDPTYTEELLRLVDDFEPKLFLSANDYELMQLHVDTNIAAGLRERGIFVPGVSPAWQKGCADKLHMSRMLEDIGVRTPMTVTGSEQDRLLDTVGSSGEFVVKHRFGSRSSGLAVVTANRLQDAIISSAKSVRRREGSTDTLDEVIVQPCAPGSEYGVDIVSSLVDEGSLSGVFARRKLRMRAGETDKAVTVDPAPFADAAAKIAHAAELSGLIDLDIFLDDAGAASVIDINPRFGGGYPFVHLAGADVPLYYLSQIFGIAIDASWRHYEYGVVAAKYQETRVTAHGQQSSDMTRDAVEVA
- a CDS encoding acyl-CoA dehydrogenase family protein, encoding MDTLLSAEERDFAQQMRQFYRTEIPEELRFKVATGQELSKDDMVTSQQILNKHGYAVPNWPVEWGGQDWTPVQRHIWLEEMQLACVPQPLPFNVSMVGPVIATFGSQELKERFLPATANIDIWWSQGFSEPDAGSDLASLKTSAVRDGDKYIVNGQKTWTTLGQYGDWMFNLVRTDPNVKKQAGISFLLIDMKTPGVTVRPIQLIDGGHEVNEVFFDNVEVPVENLVGEENKGWTYAKFLLGNERTGIARIGGSKVNLARAKAYAAVTKTARGTLLDDPLFSAKLTRIEAELTALEMTQLRILSTQAAGSDKPDPRSSVLKLKGSQLQEDISELLVDVLGPQGLDFVSDRVQGQGLSDLPAAAVDALPSYFNTRKVTIYGGSSEVQRGIISKALLGL
- a CDS encoding acyl-CoA dehydrogenase family protein, whose translation is MDLELNDIQQELASTLNKYLRSEYDTAKREEILRSDEGISREKWQDFAEMGLLGLAIPESYGGAGMTFSEVAVVAEAFGRSLVLEPFLATAVLGANSVLLAGSEEQKQAILPGAAEGQIFLALASLEPGLRYAVDAPQTQASESDGSFTLTGEKTSVLGGDVADHFIVTATQSGELGLYLVAADAEGLSRVAQRQADGLGSANLKLDNVAAQRLDAADANAVLSEVIDLGNAAIMAEAVGALEASMTMTAEYLKTREQFGAPIGANQALQHRAADLYAELEYARSMALYSRLAVTSEVPGAEKDRHRDVIAAKIIVDQAARNISQESIQMHGGIGMTMEYPIGHYAKRLTVMTRTFDDADSLTAELAELGGLIEPHAADLA
- a CDS encoding LuxR C-terminal-related transcriptional regulator, translated to MTARVKLHRPPLLGREGELRAIEQSLTDAAVVGILINGDAGMGKSRLAREIHRRRGGQETWLRADRVLSATPFGVFAMIVDLDDPVGVPRRVIEALTEGVQTPTVYVDNAHYLDARSLRLLTQLASDGTIRIVAMTRHSAIRTSWPFAELVDEQAMAQITLGPLAAKDLRNAIEYSFGGIASQAVLDIIDFHSGRNPGKLFELIGYCKRKNRLLLRNGVVILDGLDTDFDARARDFARIDLEEHSEDERTALELVVMAGEIEIELMLSLGLGAAADRLVDLGDLRIISDTGRVYVAREHHASETVRASIPIGRSRKWYGIVADYPDSPNARSQMLRTEWALGSGIDLEERQIIDAAMTAIEAAEWHRALRILGDIPTDDLSAAELFELAYLYCNVGQVELGLDLLAHCLHKACCPGLVLTAAVVWGNRQTTHRSVALEATDFIAAFDRIAALEEKCCAEGTCSAHSAEHSQAARWFSADGLSAEAAKGMFHTIRSVVGSGSLRDMGSFDVRPDGDLLRSHALDSSLPDMYRMAAGLVSSSFELERGRPGKAAEMITLVKRELRSLGMGDMILRMLDARTQLEHGDLAAARRSLQVPRTNDIAQLAARSGAGDIMEAEILLREGEIEASLRFARAGVEALDYWNQSTALATALGLAQYVATLNGESQMAEEFDVRFLRLVRSSFQMEFRRASVYALISRRLRNSDSEAEKELNQMLEDAERQEVFGLAAHIRYLLFRHFGEADAEAMCRLAVLGEGQDFRFLGAVGTALRERDATSLLKIAEEKRASAPDVSARCVQLAKERLKHRGSVPATVVSSELPIELTEREREICGLLVKGRSNAEIAEQLGAAVRTVEGHAYRLYRKLGITRRHQVAEAFARLNIDITGRAKQKTESP